From Roseateles sp. SL47:
GAGTGCGCCCCGAGCAGTGGACACAACGACACTGTGGCGGTGGTGCCGGCGTTTGTGCAGCTACCCATGCCGCAGGAGACGCCGCCCACCTTGCCACTAGCGTCGACGCAAGCGCCGAGCACCGTTGCGGTGGAGATCCGCCGTGGCGACACCACTGTTCAGGCCGAGCTGCAGATGGACGCGCGCAGCGCTGCCTGGCTGCGCGAGGTCCTGGGTTGATCCGCGTCGATGCCGTCTGGTTGGCGGTGCAGCCCTTGGACATGCGGCTGGGCACCGAGGCCGCACTGGCCCGCGTGGTCGGCATCTTCGGTGCCGCGCATCCTCACCACGCCTACCTGTTTGCCAACCGTCGCGCCAACCGCATGAAGGTCCTCGTGCACGACGGTATCGGCGTGTGGCTCGCGGCCAGGCGGCTCAACGCCGGCAGGTTCGTGTGGCCACTGGACGGTGCGAGCACGCTGAGCCTGACGCGCGTGCAGCTCGACGCGCTGGTGCTGGGCCTGCCCTGGCAACGCCTGGGCGAGGCCGGCATCATCCGCACGATATGAGCGTAGCTGCCCGAGGTCGGGCAATTGCGGGATATGCCGATGCGCTGAGTCGCTGCCTTCGGCACCATGACTCTCCATGATCAGCGCGCAGCAACTGGAAGCCTTGGACCCGCAGACGCGGCAGGCCGTGCAGTCGCTGCTCGCCCAGGTCCAGCAGCGTGACCACGAGCTCGCCTTCAAGCAGGCGCTCATCGACAAGCTCACGCACGAGATGGCGATCCTCAAGCGGATGAAGTTCGCCGCCACGAGCGAGCGCTTCGCCAGCACCCTCTCGCCCGAGCAGAGAAGCCTGCTGGAGGAGACGCTGGACACCGACATCCATGAGCTCGACGTCGAGCTGCAGCGTCATCGTAAGAAGGCCGACAAGAAGGACGAGGACGAGAAGAAGGCGCCCAAGCGCGCCCAGCTTCCCGCCCACCTGCCGCGCCGCGACGTGCCGCACGAGCCGGCGGATACGGCCTGTGGTTGCGGCCAGGCCATGCAGCGCATCGGCGAGGACGTGGCCGAGAAGCTGGACTACCAGCCCGGCGTGTTCACCGTTGAGCGCCACGTGCGTGGCAAGTGGGTCTGCAAGTGCTGCGAGCGCATCGTGCAGGCACCGGTGCCGGCCCACGTGATCGACAAGGGCATCCCGACCACCGGCCTGCTGGCCCACGTGCTGGTGGCCAAGTTCATGGACCACTTGCCCCTGTACCGGCAGGAAGCTGTGTTCGCGCGGGCCGGCCACGTGATCGCCCGCTCGACGCTGGCGGAGTGGGTGGGCGCCTGTGGCGCGCAGCTGCAGCCGCTGGTGCAGGCCCTGGCCGACGAACTGCGGCGCCACCTGGTGCTGCATGCGGACGAGACGCCGGTGGCCATGCTCAAGCCGGGCAACGGCAAGACTCACAAGGCCTACATCTGGTCGTACTGCACGCCGAGCACTAACCCCGTCAAGGCGGTGGTGTTCGAGTTCAGCGAGACCCGCAGCGGCGAGAACGTGCGCGACTTTCTGCAGCTTGAGACGCCCAACGCCTGGAAGGGCACGCTGGTCACCGATGGGTTCAGCGGCTACTCGGCCTGCGTCGACAAGGGCGTGACGTCGGCACAGTGCATGGCGCACAGCCGGCGCAAGTTCCATGAGCTGTGGGCCAACCATGGCAGCAAGGTCGGCGAGCAAGCGCTGCGCTTCTACCAAGCCCTGTTCCGCATCGAGCGCCAGGCCGAGAGCCTCACCAGCGAGGAGCGGCAGAGGATCCGGCAGCGCAAGTCACGACGGATCCTCGCCGTGTTCCACCGATGGTTGCTCGCACAGCGGCAGCTGGTGCCGCCCGGCTCCGCGACCATCAAGGCCATCGACTACAGCCTGAAGCGCTGGAAGGAACTCACGCACTTCGTGGGCGACGGCGACGTGCCGATCTCCAACAATTGGGTCGAGAACCAGATCCGCCCGATCGCGATCGGCAGATCGAATTGGCTCTTCGCCGGCAGCCTGCGAGCGGGCAAGCGCGCGGCGGCCATCATGAGCCTGCTGCACTCGGCCCGCATCAACGGGCACGACCCGTACGCCTATTTCAAGGACGTGCTGGATCGCTTGCCGACGCACCCGGCAAGCCGGATCGACGAGCTGCTGCCGCACCGCTGGTCACCGAGCTGAAGCCTCTTCGCCGCTGGACGCTGATTCCCACCCACGGTTTCAGGGGCGGGGCATGCGCGCCATATTCCGAACCGCAGCCGTCAAGGTGTGTTCGGCGGACGCATACACACCGACCGCGCCGCCCGCTGGACGAAGAAGCACGGCAAGAGCCACTACGGCGACAAGGTGCATGCCAACAGCGACGCGCGCTACAAGCTCATCCGCAAGATCAAGGTCAC
This genomic window contains:
- a CDS encoding transposase → MSTEEPRTPTGRSWRRHSEEFKTRVIELARQPGVSTAAVALANGLNANMLRRWVREADECAPSSGHNDTVAVVPAFVQLPMPQETPPTLPLASTQAPSTVAVEIRRGDTTVQAELQMDARSAAWLREVLG
- the tnpB gene encoding IS66 family insertion sequence element accessory protein TnpB (TnpB, as the term is used for proteins encoded by IS66 family insertion elements, is considered an accessory protein, since TnpC, encoded by a neighboring gene, is a DDE family transposase.); this translates as MIRVDAVWLAVQPLDMRLGTEAALARVVGIFGAAHPHHAYLFANRRANRMKVLVHDGIGVWLAARRLNAGRFVWPLDGASTLSLTRVQLDALVLGLPWQRLGEAGIIRTI
- the tnpC gene encoding IS66 family transposase yields the protein MISAQQLEALDPQTRQAVQSLLAQVQQRDHELAFKQALIDKLTHEMAILKRMKFAATSERFASTLSPEQRSLLEETLDTDIHELDVELQRHRKKADKKDEDEKKAPKRAQLPAHLPRRDVPHEPADTACGCGQAMQRIGEDVAEKLDYQPGVFTVERHVRGKWVCKCCERIVQAPVPAHVIDKGIPTTGLLAHVLVAKFMDHLPLYRQEAVFARAGHVIARSTLAEWVGACGAQLQPLVQALADELRRHLVLHADETPVAMLKPGNGKTHKAYIWSYCTPSTNPVKAVVFEFSETRSGENVRDFLQLETPNAWKGTLVTDGFSGYSACVDKGVTSAQCMAHSRRKFHELWANHGSKVGEQALRFYQALFRIERQAESLTSEERQRIRQRKSRRILAVFHRWLLAQRQLVPPGSATIKAIDYSLKRWKELTHFVGDGDVPISNNWVENQIRPIAIGRSNWLFAGSLRAGKRAAAIMSLLHSARINGHDPYAYFKDVLDRLPTHPASRIDELLPHRWSPS